In one window of Vibrio sp. JC009 DNA:
- the mutS gene encoding DNA mismatch repair protein MutS produces the protein MAKATQTHTPMMQQYLKLKAENPDILLFYRMGDFYELFYDDAKKASQLLDISLTKRGASAGEPIPMAGVPFHAVEGYLAKLVQLGESVAICEQIGDPATSKGPVERKVVRIVTPGTVTDEALLSERLDNLVAAIYHEKGKFGYATLDLTSGRFMLSEPQSEEAMLAELQRTSPKELLFPEDFEPVDLMSSRNGNRRRPVWEFELETAKQQLNNQFGTRDLVGFGVENAKLGLCAAGCLIQYVKDTQRTALPHIRSLVFDSQDDSVILDAATRRNLEITQNLSGGTDNTLAEVLDHSATAMGSRMLKRWLHQPMRCRNTLNHRLDAITELKDQSLFQDLKPVLKQIGDIERILARLALRSARPRDMARLRHAMQQLPELESVLTSLENPYLQKLAKFAAPMDATCELLETAIKENPPVVIRDGGVIAEGYNAELDEWRKLADGATEYLTQLEADERDRHGIDTLKVGYNNVHGFYIQVSRGQSHLVPPHYIRRQTLKNAERYIIPELKEHEDKVLNSKSKALALEKQLWEQLFDLLLPHLEQMQNLASAVSQIDVLQNLAERAETLDYCRPSLNEEVGIHIQSGRHPVVEQVMDEPFIANPIELHPQRKMLIITGPNMGGKSTYMRQTALIALLAHIGSYVPAEEATIGSLDRIFTRIGASDDLASGRSTFMVEMTETANILHNATPHSLVLMDEIGRGTSTYDGLSLAWASAEWLANQIGSMTLFATHYFELTELPNQLSHLANVHLDAVEHGDSIAFMHAVQEGAASKSYGLAVAGLAGVPKAVIKNARGKLKQLEQLGHEPSVSEKADVDIANQLSLIPEPSEVEEALAGINPDDMTPRQALEELYRLKKLL, from the coding sequence ATGGCGAAAGCGACACAAACTCATACCCCTATGATGCAACAATATCTGAAGCTGAAGGCAGAAAATCCGGATATTCTGCTGTTTTATCGCATGGGTGATTTCTATGAGCTTTTCTATGATGACGCAAAAAAAGCATCCCAGCTTTTAGATATTTCTCTGACAAAAAGAGGCGCTTCCGCCGGTGAACCTATCCCCATGGCGGGTGTGCCTTTCCATGCCGTTGAAGGCTATCTTGCGAAACTGGTACAACTTGGTGAATCTGTCGCTATCTGTGAACAAATCGGCGATCCTGCCACCAGCAAAGGTCCGGTGGAACGAAAGGTTGTCCGCATTGTTACACCGGGCACAGTGACCGACGAAGCACTGCTTTCTGAAAGACTGGATAACCTGGTCGCCGCTATTTACCACGAGAAAGGTAAGTTTGGTTATGCGACTCTGGATCTGACCTCCGGGCGCTTTATGCTCAGCGAGCCTCAATCTGAAGAAGCCATGCTGGCAGAGCTGCAACGCACTTCTCCGAAAGAGCTGCTTTTCCCGGAAGACTTTGAGCCGGTTGACCTGATGTCCAGCCGGAACGGTAACCGCCGTCGACCGGTCTGGGAGTTTGAGCTTGAGACCGCTAAACAGCAGCTTAATAACCAGTTTGGCACCCGTGATTTGGTTGGTTTTGGTGTTGAAAACGCTAAGCTGGGTCTTTGCGCAGCAGGTTGTCTTATTCAGTATGTAAAAGATACCCAGCGTACTGCCCTGCCTCATATCCGTTCGCTGGTCTTTGACAGCCAGGATGATTCTGTGATTCTGGATGCAGCGACCCGCCGAAACCTGGAAATCACTCAAAACCTCTCCGGTGGCACAGACAATACGCTGGCAGAAGTTCTGGATCACAGCGCCACAGCCATGGGCAGCCGAATGCTGAAACGCTGGCTGCACCAGCCAATGCGCTGCCGTAACACGCTAAACCACAGACTGGATGCCATTACTGAGCTAAAAGATCAGAGCCTTTTCCAGGATTTAAAACCTGTATTAAAGCAGATCGGCGATATTGAACGAATTTTAGCAAGGCTTGCGCTTCGTTCTGCAAGGCCGCGTGATATGGCAAGGCTAAGACATGCCATGCAGCAACTGCCGGAACTTGAGTCTGTGCTTACTTCGCTGGAAAATCCATATCTGCAAAAGCTGGCAAAATTCGCCGCTCCCATGGATGCAACCTGCGAGCTTCTTGAAACAGCCATTAAAGAAAACCCGCCGGTTGTTATCCGCGATGGCGGAGTGATTGCAGAGGGCTACAACGCAGAACTTGATGAGTGGCGAAAACTGGCTGATGGGGCGACCGAATATCTGACACAGCTGGAAGCGGATGAGCGTGACCGCCATGGCATTGATACGCTGAAAGTGGGTTATAACAATGTTCACGGCTTTTATATTCAGGTAAGCCGTGGCCAGAGTCATCTGGTGCCACCACACTATATCCGCCGTCAGACACTGAAAAATGCTGAGCGCTATATTATTCCTGAGCTGAAAGAGCATGAAGATAAGGTACTGAACTCCAAGTCTAAAGCGCTGGCTCTTGAGAAGCAGCTTTGGGAACAGCTGTTTGACCTTCTGCTGCCACACCTTGAGCAGATGCAGAACCTGGCTTCAGCGGTTTCTCAGATCGATGTTCTTCAGAACCTCGCTGAAAGAGCCGAAACTCTGGACTACTGCCGCCCTTCTCTTAACGAAGAAGTGGGGATTCACATTCAGAGTGGCCGTCACCCCGTGGTGGAGCAGGTGATGGATGAACCGTTTATTGCTAACCCTATCGAACTTCATCCGCAGCGTAAGATGTTAATCATCACGGGTCCGAATATGGGCGGTAAGTCCACCTATATGCGTCAGACAGCCCTGATTGCGCTGCTTGCCCATATCGGCTCCTATGTGCCTGCAGAAGAAGCCACTATCGGCTCTCTGGACAGAATCTTTACCCGTATCGGTGCTTCGGATGATCTGGCTTCCGGCCGTTCCACATTTATGGTGGAAATGACAGAAACAGCCAATATTCTTCATAACGCCACACCGCACAGTCTGGTGCTTATGGATGAGATCGGCCGGGGTACCAGCACCTATGACGGCCTGTCGCTGGCCTGGGCAAGTGCTGAATGGCTGGCTAACCAGATTGGTTCCATGACTCTGTTTGCCACTCACTACTTTGAGCTGACAGAGCTGCCAAACCAGCTGAGTCACCTTGCCAATGTCCATCTGGACGCGGTTGAACACGGCGACAGTATCGCCTTTATGCATGCCGTACAGGAAGGCGCGGCAAGCAAATCATACGGCCTGGCGGTTGCCGGACTGGCGGGTGTTCCTAAGGCTGTAATTAAAAATGCCCGTGGAAAGTTAAAACAACTGGAGCAGTTGGGGCATGAGCCTTCTGTGTCCGAAAAAGCCGATGTGGATATTGCCAATCAACTGAGTCTTATTCCTGAACCAAGTGAGGTGGAAGAGGCGCTGGCGGGTATTAACCCTGACGATATGACGCCAAGGCAGGCTCTGGAAGAGCTTTACCGTCTTAAAAAGCTACTGTAA
- the ppk2 gene encoding polyphosphate kinase 2, which translates to MGKLDKSTYMKELTNLQVELVKLQEWVVQEGLKIVVIFEGRDAAGKGGVIKRITEKLNPRVCRVAALPAPTEREKTQWYFQRYVAHLPSAGEIVLFDRSWYNRAGVEKVMGFCSDREYEEFLRSCPEFERMLIRSGIIVLKYWFSVSDEEQEKRFLERIHTPMKRWKFSMMDLESRSRWKEYSEAKDQMFKYTDTKQSPWWVVPSDDKKRARLNCISHLLSSVDYGEVVHPIVELPEIKKEGYIRAPIEEQQHVPDKY; encoded by the coding sequence ATGGGAAAGCTAGACAAAAGTACGTACATGAAAGAACTGACTAATCTTCAGGTCGAACTGGTTAAGCTTCAGGAGTGGGTGGTTCAGGAAGGTCTGAAAATCGTAGTGATTTTCGAAGGACGCGACGCAGCCGGTAAGGGTGGCGTGATTAAGCGAATTACAGAAAAACTTAACCCTCGTGTCTGCCGGGTAGCAGCACTTCCGGCACCGACTGAAAGAGAAAAGACTCAGTGGTATTTTCAGCGTTATGTGGCTCACCTGCCGTCAGCCGGTGAAATCGTGCTGTTTGACCGCAGTTGGTACAACCGCGCCGGTGTTGAAAAGGTGATGGGTTTTTGTAGTGACCGTGAGTATGAAGAGTTTCTCCGCTCCTGCCCTGAATTCGAACGAATGCTGATCCGCTCAGGCATTATTGTACTTAAATACTGGTTTTCGGTTTCAGATGAAGAGCAGGAAAAACGTTTTCTGGAACGTATCCATACGCCGATGAAACGCTGGAAGTTCAGTATGATGGATCTGGAGTCGCGCAGCCGCTGGAAGGAGTATTCAGAGGCGAAGGATCAGATGTTTAAGTATACCGACACCAAGCAGTCCCCCTGGTGGGTGGTGCCATCCGATGACAAGAAAAGAGCACGCCTGAACTGCATCAGTCACCTGCTCTCTTCAGTGGATTATGGCGAAGTTGTTCACCCAATCGTTGAACTGCCGGAAATTAAAAAAGAAGGCTATATCCGGGCACCGATTGAAGAACAGCAGCACGTTCCGGATAAGTACTAA
- a CDS encoding peptidoglycan DD-metalloendopeptidase family protein, which yields MNAIKKTAIVCSLFSALLTGCTAHSPAPVSSVNKDYTTIKRGSYRGSFYEVQKGDTLYFIAYITDKNVNDLIRYNSLQSPYTIHPGQKLKLWRPAYQAPAYGGSGAGKAAAVAATGAAAVATSSVAKAASTPSAGSSASAANKPRSKNSSSTQNIAKKTVDPKGSKEYLGRKQNVKKSLSQSKPKNIKVKEWLWPTKGRVIKKFSAGDQGNRGIDIAGQRGQAVVSTAGGTVVYSGNALRGYGNLIIVKHNDNYLSAYAHNDSLLVAEGQSVKAGQRIATMGSSGTSRVKLHFEIRYQGKSVNPKRYLP from the coding sequence ATGAATGCCATAAAGAAAACAGCCATTGTTTGTAGTCTGTTTAGTGCACTGTTAACAGGGTGTACTGCGCACTCCCCCGCGCCGGTATCAAGTGTTAATAAAGACTACACGACTATCAAACGTGGCAGTTATCGTGGCAGTTTTTACGAAGTTCAGAAGGGCGATACGCTTTACTTTATAGCTTATATCACAGATAAGAATGTAAACGACCTTATCCGTTACAATAGTCTACAAAGCCCATATACCATACATCCGGGTCAAAAACTGAAACTTTGGCGTCCGGCTTATCAGGCTCCTGCCTATGGCGGGAGCGGAGCCGGAAAAGCGGCAGCCGTTGCCGCAACTGGCGCAGCAGCTGTTGCTACCTCCTCCGTAGCAAAAGCGGCCTCAACTCCTTCCGCGGGATCTTCAGCATCCGCAGCAAACAAACCCAGATCAAAAAATTCATCATCGACTCAAAATATTGCCAAGAAGACGGTTGATCCAAAAGGATCAAAAGAGTATCTTGGTCGTAAACAAAATGTTAAAAAAAGTTTAAGCCAATCTAAACCAAAGAACATAAAGGTAAAAGAGTGGCTTTGGCCAACCAAAGGGAGAGTCATAAAGAAATTCTCTGCTGGAGACCAGGGAAACCGCGGGATTGACATCGCAGGGCAGCGGGGTCAGGCCGTCGTCTCGACAGCAGGTGGTACCGTGGTTTATTCCGGAAATGCACTTCGTGGCTACGGTAATTTAATAATTGTAAAACACAATGATAACTATCTAAGTGCATATGCCCACAATGACAGTTTGCTAGTTGCCGAAGGTCAAAGTGTAAAAGCAGGACAGAGAATCGCCACCATGGGCAGCTCTGGTACAAGCAGGGTTAAGTTACATTTTGAAATTCGTTATCAGGGTAAGTCAGTGAATCCGAAACGCTACTTACCATAG
- a CDS encoding peroxiredoxin C, which translates to MVLVGRQAPDFTSAAVLGNGEIVDNFNFAEFTKGKKAVVFFYPLDFTFVCPSELIAFDKRFQEFQEKGAEVIGVSIDSQFSHNAWRNTAVEDGGIGEVKYPLVADVKHEVCQAYGIEHPTDGVAFRASFLIDEDGLVRHQVVNDLPLGRNIDEMLRMVDALNFHQKNGEVCPAQWEEGKAGMDATPKGVAAFLSEHADDLNK; encoded by the coding sequence ATGGTACTAGTTGGTCGTCAAGCACCGGACTTTACATCTGCAGCTGTGCTGGGTAACGGTGAAATCGTAGATAACTTCAACTTCGCAGAATTCACTAAAGGTAAAAAAGCGGTTGTATTCTTTTACCCACTAGACTTCACATTCGTTTGTCCATCTGAGCTAATCGCATTCGATAAGCGTTTCCAGGAATTCCAGGAAAAAGGCGCTGAAGTAATCGGCGTATCTATCGACTCTCAGTTCTCTCACAACGCATGGCGTAACACTGCTGTAGAAGACGGCGGTATCGGTGAAGTGAAATATCCACTTGTTGCAGACGTAAAACACGAAGTATGTCAGGCGTACGGCATCGAGCACCCAACTGACGGTGTTGCATTCCGTGCATCTTTCCTAATTGACGAAGATGGTCTTGTTCGTCATCAGGTAGTTAACGATCTTCCTCTTGGCCGTAACATCGATGAGATGCTGCGTATGGTTGACGCTCTGAACTTCCACCAGAAGAACGGTGAAGTTTGCCCGGCTCAGTGGGAAGAAGGTAAAGCAGGTATGGACGCAACGCCAAAAGGTGTAGCAGCATTCCTGTCTGAACACGCTGACGACCTGAATAAGTAA
- a CDS encoding protein-L-isoaspartate(D-aspartate) O-methyltransferase, which produces MSNPQAESLVSYLSQLGIQDQRVLDALRRVPRDRFVSEAMTHQAYDNNALPIACGQTISQPYIVAKMTELLELKPESRVLEVGTGSGYQTAILAQLVDKVYSLERIKSLQWEAKRRLKQLDIYNVSTKHADGWSGWPSNAPFDAIIVTAAASDVPQALLDQLSDGGCLVIPVGEADQQLLKIVKRGEEYLSTVIEPVRFVPLIAGDLA; this is translated from the coding sequence ATGAGTAATCCTCAAGCAGAAAGCCTGGTAAGTTATCTGTCCCAGCTTGGTATTCAGGACCAGAGAGTGCTTGATGCGCTGAGAAGGGTGCCAAGAGACCGTTTTGTTTCAGAGGCGATGACCCATCAGGCCTATGATAACAACGCACTGCCCATCGCCTGTGGTCAGACGATTTCCCAGCCATACATAGTGGCGAAGATGACCGAGCTTCTGGAGCTAAAACCTGAAAGCAGGGTGCTTGAGGTAGGCACAGGTTCAGGCTATCAGACCGCGATATTGGCTCAATTGGTTGATAAGGTTTACTCTTTAGAAAGAATCAAGTCGCTGCAATGGGAAGCAAAGAGAAGGCTGAAGCAGCTGGATATCTATAATGTGTCCACAAAGCATGCTGATGGCTGGTCAGGATGGCCTTCCAATGCCCCCTTTGATGCGATTATTGTGACAGCCGCTGCATCTGATGTCCCTCAGGCTTTACTGGATCAGCTTTCAGATGGAGGCTGTCTGGTTATTCCGGTTGGTGAAGCAGATCAGCAATTGTTAAAGATCGTTAAGCGTGGTGAAGAGTATCTTTCCACTGTCATTGAACCGGTTCGTTTTGTTCCGTTGATTGCAGGTGATTTGGCGTAA
- a CDS encoding nicotinamide-nucleotide amidohydrolase family protein produces MDKLKKLSEEIGLFLQQEKQILVSAESCTGGGIASAVTDISGSSVWFDRAFITYSNDAKMEMLGVNAKTLTMNGAVSQPVVAEMAFGALKNSNGTVSVAVSGIAGPTGGTEDKPVGTVWFAWRYLDKEYQECCLFEGDRAEVRYQACVHALEGVIKVIKG; encoded by the coding sequence GTGGATAAACTAAAAAAATTAAGTGAAGAAATCGGGCTGTTTTTACAGCAGGAAAAACAGATACTGGTATCAGCCGAATCCTGTACAGGAGGCGGTATCGCCAGCGCAGTCACAGATATCTCAGGCAGCTCAGTCTGGTTTGACCGGGCGTTTATTACCTACAGCAATGATGCAAAAATGGAGATGCTGGGGGTAAACGCCAAAACGCTGACAATGAACGGAGCCGTAAGTCAGCCTGTTGTTGCTGAAATGGCCTTTGGTGCTCTGAAAAACTCAAATGGCACTGTCTCTGTAGCGGTCAGCGGTATCGCTGGTCCAACCGGCGGTACAGAAGATAAACCGGTGGGCACAGTATGGTTCGCCTGGCGCTATCTGGACAAGGAATACCAGGAGTGTTGCCTGTTCGAAGGGGATAGGGCTGAGGTCAGGTATCAGGCGTGTGTGCATGCGCTTGAAGGGGTGATTAAGGTTATTAAAGGGTAA
- the rpoS gene encoding RNA polymerase sigma factor RpoS produces MSMSNTVTKTEEFDIADVSLDTLDNELVQQSQENTETKEEFDASTKSLDATQLYLGEIGFSPLLTAEEEVLYARRALRGDEAARKRMIESNLRLVVKISRRYSNRGLALLDLIEEGNLGLIRAVEKFDPERGFRFSTYATWWIRQTIERALMNQTRTIRLPIHVVKELNIYLRTARELSQKLDHEPTAEDIAETLDKPVSDVSKMLRLNERVSSVDTPIGGDGEKALLDIIPDVNHSDPEVSTQDDDIKSSLIGWLDELNPKQKEVLARRFGLLGYEPSTLEEVGREISLTRERVRQIQVEGLRRLREILMKQGLNMESLFDVEQI; encoded by the coding sequence ATGAGTATGAGCAATACAGTAACTAAAACCGAAGAATTTGATATCGCAGATGTATCCTTAGATACACTGGATAACGAACTCGTCCAACAGTCTCAGGAAAATACCGAAACCAAAGAAGAGTTTGATGCGAGCACCAAAAGCTTAGACGCAACTCAGCTATATCTTGGCGAAATCGGTTTTTCACCACTACTTACTGCTGAAGAAGAAGTTCTTTATGCACGCCGTGCCCTAAGAGGGGATGAAGCCGCGCGTAAAAGAATGATTGAGAGTAACCTTCGTCTGGTCGTTAAAATTTCCCGCCGATACAGCAATCGCGGACTGGCCCTTTTAGACCTGATTGAAGAAGGTAACCTTGGACTGATTCGCGCAGTTGAGAAGTTTGATCCTGAAAGAGGCTTCCGTTTCTCTACTTACGCCACATGGTGGATTCGTCAGACGATTGAACGTGCGCTGATGAACCAGACCCGTACTATCCGTCTGCCAATACATGTCGTTAAAGAGCTGAATATCTATCTGCGTACCGCTCGTGAGCTGTCTCAGAAGCTGGATCATGAACCAACAGCTGAAGATATTGCAGAGACTCTGGATAAGCCTGTAAGTGATGTAAGTAAGATGCTTCGCCTGAATGAGCGTGTCAGCTCTGTTGATACACCAATCGGTGGTGACGGCGAGAAGGCTCTGCTGGATATTATTCCTGATGTAAACCATTCTGATCCGGAAGTTTCCACTCAGGATGACGATATTAAGAGCTCGCTGATTGGCTGGCTGGATGAACTAAATCCTAAGCAGAAAGAAGTTCTGGCAAGACGCTTTGGCCTGCTTGGTTATGAACCATCAACTCTGGAAGAAGTGGGCCGTGAGATAAGCCTGACCCGTGAAAGAGTTCGTCAGATTCAGGTTGAAGGTCTGCGCAGACTAAGAGAAATTCTGATGAAGCAGGGACTGAACATGGAATCTCTGTTTGATGTAGAGCAAATATAA